The Sesamum indicum cultivar Zhongzhi No. 13 linkage group LG1, S_indicum_v1.0, whole genome shotgun sequence genome includes a window with the following:
- the LOC105177619 gene encoding uncharacterized protein LOC105177619 — protein MGRTVVSLLCGGFTRKKSSPPSAVEEHLKAGNSEVALIIHEDASNKPWRSSASGRGNSHTGELTAKPPPDGDQKPLPPPPGRQQYSSSAHHLRTSSFHYHHRRSNSGAAWKFVFSMTVNVRGRSGGGATTTTSRKSSRRVEKKLNHVHEESIWKKTIILGEKCRVREEDDDAILYDENGKRISAYRPKKFTSISRQNSSSDQESAEILTLNSALASAKITQELVNSNQEPISLSAQSQTFQG, from the exons atgGGAAGAACAGtag TTTCACTCCTTTGCGGCGGCTTCACCCGCAAGAAATCGTCGCCGCCCAGCGCCGTTGAAGAACACCTCAAAGCCGGAAATTCAGAGGTTGCACTAATTATACACGAAGATGCATCCAACAAACCCTGGCGATCCTCCGCCAGTGGAAGGGGGAACAGCCACACTGGGGAATTAACCGCTAAACCGCCGCCCGACGGTGATCAGAAACCGCTGCCGCCGCCTCCCGGTAGACAGCAGTACTCATCATCAGCACATCACTTGAGAACCTCGTCCTTCCACTATCACCACCGGCGGTCGAATTCCGGCGCCGCCTGGAAGTTTGTGTTCAGCATGACCGTGAACGTACGGGGGAGAAGCGGCGGCGGGGCGACGACGACGACGTCGCGGAAGTCATCGCGGCGGGTGGAGAAGAAGTTGAACCACGTCCACGAGGAGTCGATATGGAAGAAGACGATAATACTAGGTGAGAAATGTAGGGTTCGGGAGGAGGACGACGACGCCATTTTGTACGATGAAAATGGGAAGAGGATATCAGCTTACCGTCCCAAGAAATTTACGTCCATCTCCAGGCAGAATTCGTCTAGTGATCAGGAGTCCGCAGAAATTCTAACTCTGAATAG TGCTCTCGCATCTGCAAAAATAACACAAGAACTCGTCAACAGCAACCAGGAGCCCATCTCTTTGTCTGCACAATCTCAAACCTTTCAAGGGTAA
- the LOC105177763 gene encoding cytokinin riboside 5'-monophosphate phosphoribohydrolase LOG8 has protein sequence MESNSRSGSKFKKICVFCGSHPGHRKVFSDAAIDLGNELVNRKINLVYGGGSVGLMGLISQRVYDGGCHVLGVIPKALVPIEISGETVGDVKIVSDMHERKAEMAREAEAFIALPGGYGTMEEMLEMITWAQLGIHKKPVGLLNVDGYYNSLLTLFDKGVEEGFIKASARHIVLSAPTANELLTKMEQYTPFDDHVAPHESWQMEQLGRYPTERNS, from the exons ATGGAGAGCAATTCAAGAAGCGGTagcaaattcaagaaaatctgTGTGTTCTGTGGGAGTCATCCGGGCCACAGAAAGGTCTTTAGTGATGCTGCTATTGACTTGGGAAATGAACTG GTGAATAGGAAGATAAACTTGGTGTATGGAGGTGGAAGTGTTGGGCTGATGGGGTTAATATCTCAGAGAGTTTATGATGGTGGTTGCCATGTTCTTGG AGTAATTCCGAAAGCTCTGGTTCCCATTGAG ATATCAGGAGAAACTGTTGGAGATGTGAAAATTGTTTCTGATATGCATGAGCGCAAGGCTGAAATGGCTCGAGAGGCTGAAGCATTTATTGCTCTTCCTG GTGGATATGGAACTATGGAAGAGATGTTGGAGATGATAACTTGGGCACAACTTGGAATCCATAAGAAACCG GTAGGTTTGCTCAACGTCGATGGCTACTACAACTCTTTGCTCACGTTATTTGACAAAGGTGTTGAAGAAGGCTTCATAAAGGCAAGCGCAAGGCACATAGTTCTTTCAGCTCCTACAGCCAACGAGCTTTTGACGAAGATGGAG CAGTACACCCCTTTCGACGACCACGTCGCCCCTCATGAAAGCTGGCAGATGGAGCAATTGGGTCGTTATCCGACGGAAAGAAATTCATGA
- the LOC105178237 gene encoding protein CLP1 homolog has protein sequence MAYGGTSVTPTGPPGSSTSIRQVKLDKECELRVEVSPDSPLRLRLLTGTAEIFGTEIAPEIWLTFPPRLKFAVFTWYGATIEMDGTTETDYTADETPMISYVNVHAVLDARRHRAKASPSDSDASQGPRVIVVGPTDSGKSTLSRMLLSWAAKQGWKPTFVDLDIGQGSITIPGCIAATPIELPIDPVEGIPLDMPLVYFHGHVTPSVNVDLYKALVKELAQILERQFAGNVESRAAGMVINTMGWIEGVGYELLLHAIDTFNATVVLVLGQEKLWSMLRDVLKNKANVDVVKLQKSGGVVSRNAKVRQKARAYRIREYFYGLANDLSPHSNIANFSDLCIYRVGGGPQAPRSALPAGAEPAADPTRLIPVSVNQDLLHLVLAVSFAKEPDEIISSNVAGFIWITDINFESKKITYLAPSAGNLPGKYLIMGSLTWYEP, from the exons ATGGCTTATGGCGGCACTTCTGTAACTCCAACTGGGCCGCCAGGTAGCTCTACATCAATAAGGCAGGTGAAACTTGACAAAGAATGTGAACTAAGAGTTGAAGTCAGTCCCGATTCTCCGCTTCGCCTCCGGTTGCTCACCGGCACCGCCGAGATTTTTGGAACGGAAATTGCTCCGGAGATTTGGTTGACTTTTCCACCGCGGCTCAAATTTGCT GTTTTTACCTGGTACGGGGCAACAATTGAAATGGATGGGACAACTGAAACTGATTATACAGCAGATGAG ACTCCCATGATCAGCTATGTTAATGTGCATGCTGTGCTGGACGCTCGAAGACATCGCGCCAAAGCTTCACCCAGTGATTCTGATGCTTCTCAG GGACCGAGGGTTATCGTTGTGGGACCTACAGATTCTGGAAAGAGTACATTGTCAAGGATGCTTCTTAGTTGGGCGGCTAAACAGGGATGGAAACCTACTTTTGTAGATTTAGACATAGGCCAAGGATCTATAACAATCCCTGGATGCATAGCTGCAACACCGATTGAACTACCTATTGATCCAGTCGAAGGCATTCCTCTTGATATGCCTCTAGTTTACTTCCATGGCCATGTGACACCTAG TGTCAATGTAGATCTTTACAAGGCATTGGTGAAGGAGCTTGCTCAAATTTTGGAGAGGCAGTTTGCAGGAAATGTTGAATCTAGAGCTGCAGGCATGGTGATTAATACCATGGGATGGATTGAAGGTGTTGGTTATGAG TTGTTGCTGCATGCAATTGATACATTCAATGCCACAGTTGTTCTGGTTTTGGGTCAG GAAAAGCTTTGGAGTATGCTTAGAGatgttttgaaaaacaaaGCTAATGTAGATGTGGTGAAACTTCAGAAGTCTGGTGGTGTTGTCTCTAGAAATGCCAAAGTTCGTCAGAAGGCCAGGGCCTACAGAATACGT GAATACTTCTATGGCCTTGCAAATGATCTTTCCCCGCATTCCAACATTGCAAATTTCAGTGATTTGTGCATCTACCGGGTAGGTGGTGGACCACAGGCCCCACGTTCTGCCCTGCCAGCTGGGGCAGAACCGGCTGCAGACCCTACAAGATTGATTCCTGTTAGTGTTAACCAAGATTTGCTGCATCTAGTCCTAGCTGTCTCATTTGCTAAAGAACCAGATGAAATTATTTCCAG TAACGTTGCTGGGTTCATATGGATCACCGACATTAATTTTGAAAG CAAGAAAATCACATATCTCGCACCGTCTGCTGGAAATCTTCCTGGTAAATATTTGATCATGGGAAGCTTGACATGGTATGAACCTTGA
- the LOC105178320 gene encoding uncharacterized protein LOC105178320 yields MADYRSKFYSDGNMQIEPYYGPPSSARTDDLRSYSASYASASSSSSYHYAPPPVAPPQKLKKGKSTGGSTSKSWSFTDPEFQRKKRVASYKVYSVEGKVKGTFRKSFRWLKDRYTQVVYGWW; encoded by the coding sequence ATGGCAGATTACAGATCAAAGTTCTATAGTGATGGAAATATGCAAATAGAGCCTTATTATGGACCCCCCTCCAGTGCTAGGACTGATGATTTGAGGTCGTACAGTGCTTCTTATGCTTCtgcttcttcatcatcatcataccACTATGCGCCGCCACCGGTGGCGCCGCCGCAGAAGCTCAAGAAAGGGAAGAGCACTGGCGGGTCAACTTCAAAATCTTGGAGTTTTACTGATCCTGAGTTTCAGAGGAAGAAGAGGGTTGCCAGCTACAAAGTCTACTCCGTTGAAGGCAAAGTCAAGGGTACTTTCAGAAAGAGTTTTAGGTGGCTTAAGGATAGATACACTCAGGTGGTTTATGGATGGTGGTGA
- the LOC105178418 gene encoding eukaryotic initiation factor 4A-14 has protein sequence MAGLAPEGSQYDARQYDAKMDELLGTDGQEFFTSYDEVYDSFDAMGLQENLLRGIYAYGFEKPSAIQQRGIVPFCKGLDVIQQAQSGTGKTATFCSGILQQLDYNIVECQALVLAPTRELAQQIEKVMRALGDYLGVKVHACVGGTSVREDQRILSSGVHVVVGTPGRVFDMLRRQSLRPDYIKMFVLDEADEMLSRGFKDQIYDIFQLLPPKIQVGVFSATMPPEALEITRKFMNKPVRILVKRDELTLEGIKQFYVNVEKEEWKLETLCDLYETLAITQSVIFVNTRRKVDWLTDKMRSRDHTVSATHGDMDQNTRDIIMREFRSGSSRVLITTDLLARGIDVQQVSLVINYDLPTQPENYLHRIGRSGRFGRKGVAINFVTKDDDRMLFDIQKFYNVVIEELPANVADLL, from the exons ATGGCTGGATTGGCACCTGAAGGTTCTCAATACGATGCTCGCCAATATGATGCGAAAATGGATGAGCT GCTTGGAACTGATGGTCAGGAATTCTTCACAAGTTATGATGAGGTCTATGACAGTTTTGATGCCATGGGCTTGCAGGAAAATCTTCTTAGGGGCATCTATGCCTATG GTTTTGAGAAGCCCTCTGCAATTCAGCAAAGAGGGATTGTTCCCTTCTGCAAGGGACTTGATGTGATTCAACAGGCTCAATCTGGGACTGGGAAAACTGCAACGTTCTGCTCTGGGATTCTGCAGCAGCTGGACTATAATATAGTTGAATGCCAGGCTTTGGTACTGGCACCCACCCGTGAGCTAGCACAGCAAATTGAGAAGGTTATGCGAGCATTAGGTGATTATCTTGGTGTTAAGGTGCATGCTTGTGTCGGAGGTACCAGCGTTCGTGAAGATCAGCGTATTCTTTCCAGTGGGGTTCATGTTGTGGTTGGTACCCCAGGACGTGTGTTTGACATGTTGAGAAGGCAATCACTGCGCCCTGATTACATTAAAATGTTTGTATTGGATGAAGCAGATGAAATGCTTTCCAGAGGGTTCAAGGATCAG ATCTATGACATCTTCCAATTGCTCCCTCCTAAGATTCAAGTTGGTGTATTCTCTGCTACTATGCCACCTGAGGCTCTTGAAATTACAAGGAAATTTATGAATAAGCCCGTCCGCATTCTTGTGAAACGTGATGAGCTGACCCTTGAGGGTATCAAGCAGTTTTATGTTAATGTTGAAAAAGAGGAATGGAAGCTTGAGACCCTCTGTGATCTCTACGAGACCTTGGCCATCACTCAGAGTGTCATCTTTGTTAACACCAGGAGAAAGGTTGACTGGCTTACTGATAAAATGCGCAGCCGTGATCATACTGTCTCTGCCACCCATGGTGATATGGACCAGAATACAAGAGATATCATTATGCGAGAATTCAGATCTGGTTCTTCCCGTGTTCTCATTACCACTGATCTCTTGGCCCGTGGTATTGATGTTCAGCAAGTGTCTCTTGTTATCAACTATGATCTGCCGACTCAGCCTGAGAACTATCTGCATCGTATTGGACGAAGTGGACGATTTGGGAGGAAGGGTGTTGCCATAAACTTTGTTACCAAAGATGATGATCGCATGCTTTTTGACATACAAAAGTTCTATAATGTTGTAATTGAGGAGCTTCCAGCCAATGTTGCTGATCTCCTCTAA